One window of the Deltaproteobacteria bacterium genome contains the following:
- a CDS encoding serine/threonine protein kinase, which yields MMNATSLVSRSLCAGLLLELLSTVAHARPPQVPPRVGPYQLAAQPLGAGGVSTVYPAVDTRNGQQVAVKVTGFVEHARSEAEVLRRVGAPPGQRALFPRYVDYLEEPGRAYVVMEALPGRSLHDAVRGPMPEDAVVPIVMHVLRALRTLHAHGFVHGDVKPANVMLDEALRPSSVRLIDFNTTRPVGWRGPEGPGYTRGYAAPEQFVWPRGIDPRTDLYLTGATAFALVTGEAPFETSVGARNVLPWARQRRGAPLRRSDHPLWTVIERAMEPDPARRYASAQEMLDALRPLAGLPPPRPTSLPK from the coding sequence ATGATGAACGCGACCTCTCTCGTCTCACGGTCTCTCTGCGCTGGACTACTGCTGGAGCTACTCTCGACGGTGGCGCACGCGCGTCCGCCCCAGGTGCCACCGCGCGTGGGGCCGTATCAGCTCGCGGCGCAGCCGCTCGGAGCTGGCGGCGTGAGCACGGTCTACCCCGCGGTCGACACGCGCAACGGACAGCAGGTCGCCGTGAAGGTGACGGGGTTCGTCGAGCACGCGCGGTCCGAGGCGGAGGTGCTGCGTCGCGTGGGCGCGCCCCCGGGGCAGCGCGCGCTCTTCCCGCGTTACGTCGACTACCTCGAGGAGCCGGGACGCGCCTACGTGGTGATGGAGGCGCTCCCCGGGCGGTCGCTGCACGACGCGGTTCGTGGCCCGATGCCGGAGGACGCTGTCGTGCCCATCGTCATGCACGTGCTCCGCGCCCTTCGCACGCTCCACGCGCACGGCTTCGTGCACGGCGACGTGAAGCCGGCCAACGTGATGCTGGACGAGGCGCTCCGACCGAGCTCCGTGCGGCTCATCGACTTCAACACCACGCGCCCCGTCGGCTGGCGCGGGCCCGAGGGTCCCGGCTACACGCGGGGCTATGCCGCGCCGGAGCAGTTCGTCTGGCCGCGGGGGATCGACCCGCGCACCGACCTGTACCTCACGGGCGCGACGGCCTTCGCGCTCGTGACCGGCGAGGCGCCCTTCGAAACGTCGGTGGGCGCCAGGAACGTGCTGCCGTGGGCGCGGCAGCGGCGCGGCGCACCGCTTCGTCGCAGCGACCACCCGCTCTGGACGGTGATCGAACGGGCGATGGAGCCCGACCCCGCACGGCGCTACGCCTCAGCGCAGGAGATGCTCGACGCCCTCCGCCCGCTCGCAGGTCTGCCCCCGCCTCGCCCCACCTCGCTCCCCAAGTAG
- a CDS encoding lamin tail domain-containing protein, which yields MKTLRRGVYALATIGVLVGCGGGTTQPTQGARADGGAAGSDGGGGVWTDDAGGDPGTTGPGEETPGPGPAADGGTVAKGDSGGTVTKRDGSTGGNTNTPPPPFPAAQCGATATVVLQEMATGQPDYVVLKNTGGAPVDLNGFQLHFAGITNKPTSYTFKASKMLDAGKTLYVVEYQTTKPDEIGTAANIPFFDGPPNAARQNAVALYDTSGKLLDYLAIGAPAVSLPQGATFTAVAWPSGFLAKTHSFQRTGQKGSCPGFDASDWGAAPITRK from the coding sequence ATGAAGACGCTACGGCGAGGAGTGTATGCGCTGGCAACCATCGGCGTGCTGGTTGGGTGCGGCGGTGGAACGACGCAGCCGACCCAGGGGGCGCGGGCCGACGGTGGCGCCGCCGGTTCCGACGGGGGTGGCGGTGTGTGGACCGACGATGCCGGGGGAGATCCGGGGACGACCGGTCCCGGCGAAGAGACCCCGGGGCCGGGCCCGGCCGCCGACGGTGGCACCGTCGCGAAGGGAGACAGCGGTGGCACCGTCACGAAACGTGACGGGAGCACGGGGGGCAACACGAACACGCCGCCCCCGCCCTTTCCGGCCGCGCAGTGCGGCGCGACGGCTACCGTCGTGCTGCAGGAGATGGCGACCGGACAGCCGGACTACGTGGTGCTCAAGAACACCGGCGGCGCCCCGGTGGACCTGAACGGCTTTCAGCTCCACTTCGCGGGGATCACCAACAAGCCCACCTCCTACACCTTCAAGGCGAGCAAGATGCTCGATGCCGGCAAGACGCTCTACGTGGTCGAGTACCAGACCACCAAGCCCGATGAGATCGGCACGGCGGCGAACATCCCCTTCTTCGACGGGCCGCCGAATGCCGCCAGGCAGAATGCGGTGGCGCTCTACGACACGAGCGGAAAGCTGCTCGACTACCTCGCGATCGGCGCCCCGGCGGTGAGCCTGCCGCAGGGGGCGACCTTCACGGCGGTGGCCTGGCCGAGCGGCTTTTTGGCCAAGACGCACTCTTTTCAGCGCACGGGGCAGAAGGGGAGCTGTCCGGGCTTCGACGCGTCGGACTGGGGCGCGGCGCCGATCACGCGCAAGTAA
- a CDS encoding 2-oxo acid dehydrogenase subunit E2, with protein sequence MLIALIVVGVLFVLWVLLNLKTSRPDATLIPRIHPYRTMMFHIMPTRNESVVYFDTVVDAEKLLAYLEATKAKFHCDVTHCLVAACMFGMKHNPSMNRFTKGERIYQRKGTWISFSMKRQKLNKAAKLVAVKMEARDEENFEQLCARINGSIKEERSDKVTSADKEYNLLTSLPRPLLKLGVRLFRWMDYYNILPGSFIRFDPMYCSIFIANLGSVGMAPGYHHLYEWGTASLFMMVGRIEERAVVKDGQIVIQKCLPIRFTYDERADDGLTAGHGINSAVRVLEDPFTYLGCVKGDGTDAKPILADVQAAA encoded by the coding sequence ATGCTGATTGCCCTCATCGTCGTCGGGGTGCTGTTCGTGCTGTGGGTGCTGCTGAACCTCAAGACGTCGCGCCCGGACGCCACGCTCATTCCGCGGATCCATCCCTACCGGACCATGATGTTCCACATCATGCCCACGCGGAACGAGTCGGTGGTGTACTTCGACACGGTAGTCGACGCGGAGAAGCTTCTGGCCTACCTCGAAGCCACGAAGGCGAAGTTCCACTGCGACGTGACCCACTGCCTGGTCGCGGCCTGCATGTTCGGCATGAAGCACAACCCGAGCATGAACCGCTTCACCAAGGGCGAGCGCATCTACCAGCGCAAGGGCACCTGGATCAGCTTCAGCATGAAGCGGCAGAAGCTGAACAAGGCGGCCAAGCTGGTAGCGGTCAAGATGGAGGCGCGCGACGAGGAGAACTTCGAGCAGCTCTGCGCCCGCATCAACGGCAGTATCAAGGAGGAGCGCTCGGACAAGGTGACCTCGGCGGACAAGGAATACAACCTCCTGACCAGCCTCCCCCGTCCCCTGCTCAAGCTCGGCGTGCGCCTCTTCCGCTGGATGGACTACTACAACATCCTCCCCGGTTCCTTCATTCGCTTCGACCCCATGTACTGCTCGATCTTCATCGCCAACCTCGGGAGCGTGGGGATGGCCCCGGGCTACCACCACCTCTACGAGTGGGGGACTGCGTCGCTGTTCATGATGGTGGGACGGATCGAGGAGCGGGCGGTCGTGAAGGACGGGCAGATCGTGATCCAGAAGTGCCTGCCGATCCGTTTCACCTACGACGAGCGCGCCGATGACGGCCTCACCGCGGGGCACGGCATCAACTCTGCCGTGCGCGTCCTCGAGGACCCCTTCACCTACCTCGGCTGCGTGAAGGGGGACGGCACCGACGCGAAGCCGATTCTCGCCGACGTCCAGGCCGCCGCCTGA
- a CDS encoding anti-sigma factor antagonist, which yields MSPLIARTWFAQDGSLHLALAGAIDETCDLEAALASIDRDVVIDVSAVDRMNSVGVHRWITTLDPLSRRHAVTIEACPYPMVLQANVVANFFGAAKVASCLAPYFCTACQQTPMLQLSAEEVGEAGGGPPEKPCPSCGGALTFDELESYFAFLDSARGATRRPR from the coding sequence ATGAGCCCATTGATCGCACGCACCTGGTTCGCCCAGGATGGATCGCTGCACCTGGCGCTCGCGGGCGCCATCGACGAGACCTGTGACCTCGAGGCCGCGCTGGCGTCGATCGATCGCGACGTGGTGATCGACGTGTCGGCGGTGGACCGCATGAACTCCGTCGGCGTCCACCGCTGGATCACCACCCTCGACCCGCTTTCGCGGCGGCACGCCGTGACGATCGAGGCCTGTCCGTATCCCATGGTGCTCCAGGCGAACGTGGTCGCGAACTTCTTCGGCGCGGCGAAGGTGGCCTCGTGTCTGGCGCCGTACTTCTGCACCGCCTGCCAGCAGACGCCCATGCTGCAGCTCTCCGCCGAGGAGGTTGGGGAGGCGGGAGGCGGTCCTCCCGAGAAGCCCTGCCCGAGCTGCGGCGGCGCGCTCACCTTCGACGAGCTGGAGAGCTACTTCGCGTTCCTCGACTCCGCGCGCGGGGCCACGCGGCGGCCGCGGTGA